The genomic DNA CGACGCCAACGATCACGTCCTGTCCGTCTGGAACTGGCAGAAGGAGAAACAACTGGCTGATGTGAAGgtatctgacctttgacctttgacccttatCTTATTCATACATCTGTCATGATGGATTCCACTTCCTGGTTTGAAATGATAATTAACAAACACAATGAATAACCGGATGGAATACGAATGTTTGTAAAACTCTGTGATAGATCCGTGTTTTATATCATTCCGTCCCTGCAGTGCTCCAACGACTCTGTCCTGGGCGCCGTGTTCCATCCCACGGACGCCAACCTGATCGTCACCTGTGGAAAGTCTCACATTAACTTCTGGACCATGGAGGGAAACACTCTGAGCAAGAGACAGGGCCTGTTCGAAGTACGAGAAACAAATATAACAACCCCTACCACCTCAAATCAATCTGTCTACtctaaaataatgaaataaaggaACTGAGCCTCAtgtcatctctttctttctcttcctccgtTTCCTAGAAACATGAGAAACCAAAGTACGTGTTGTGCGTGGCGTTCGCTCAGAACGGAGACGCCATCACAGGAGACTCCAGTGGAAACATCTACGTCTGGGCTAAAGGTGAAAAAATCTGAATAAGTCCTTCTCATCCAAACCTTTTAAATCTCCAGCGGTCTTCATGTAAGAACACGACAAGATGTTCGAAAGCAGTGActcctgtgtgtgattgacaggtggttACCGCATCAGCCAGGTGGTGTCGGGCGCCCACGAGGGGGGGATCTTCTCCTTGTGTGTCCTGAAGGACGGCACCATGGTGTCCGGGGGGGGCAAGGACCGCAAGGTGGCGCTGTGGGACCACGAGTACAGGAAGCAGTCGGACatggaggtgatggagctggactgtggatgagagagagaatcaagttcgggagaaagagaaatctttaaatgtgtgtgtgtttgtgtgtgtctgtgtgtgtgcgtgtgtgtccaggtCGGGGAGGCGTTTGGTCCCATTCGCGCTCTGACTGAGGGAAAACCAGGAGAGCTTTTCGTTGGAACCACAAAGAACGCCATCATCAGAGCGGCGTTCCCTGACACCCTGACCCCGATtgtgcaggtacacacacattaaaaagacCTTCCTCCACACACCCTCTTTATAGATGtagtttctcctccttccttcctgaccTGACGGAGGCGTGATGTGTTCCAGGGTCACACCGACGAGCTGTGGGGTCTGGATGCTCATCCGTCCATGGAGCAGTTCGCCACCTGCTCCCAGGACAAGCAGGTTCACCTCTGGGACACCGACTCCCATCAGCCCCTCTGGAGCAAGACCATCgaggtgaggaggaagcagcgaACACCAGGATGTTAAAAGAGTGATTCTGTTTTTAATAGTAAGATCGTTATGATTAATTCATTTCTTCCTCCGCTGCAGGACCCAGGCCGGTCGGTAGGTTTCCATCCCAGCGGAGCCGTTCTGGCCGTCGGGACCATGACTGGAAGGTCGGCATCGAACACTTTACACAACATTTACAATCGGTGGAACAACAATTACACAAGATGACAACTGATCGATCTCTTACAACAATAATCATGACAAGCTATAGAGCTCAGTTTATCTTACAGGCACTTTCATGACATGTAAACTAATTCATAATGGTAGAATGTCTTTGTTCAAGCATAAGGAAAATTATATAAACTGCAGCACTATTTAATATGATATTTGAAAGCTAATACTCGTACTATATGAACTGTACCTAGTTATCATATTTATACACTTTTCCTAATTCATTTTTTGGTTAAAAACAGTACCAGAGCATAAATGGCTGATTtacagatttttcacatatttcaCTTTAGATTTTTGGACAAAAATGGTCAATCATGGATTTGTGTAGTTTtaccttttttgtttgtgttgggttAAGGTATATTTTTTTGTCAACATTGTATTGTGActatttttagatttaaaaagtcaaatcaaaaGGTCAAAAGGTAAATTATCCTCGGCTAGAAGGTTAGAAGGTTTTTCTGCATTGTCCTGGTCAAATACACaagtaaatacaataaaattaacaATATAATGGAAatatagtagtaataataaagatagtcagtcagtcagtcccAACTGGGAGATGATTGTGGCCATTGCACATAGAGCAAAGtaacaataaaactaattaaaatggCTTAAAATAGATTGTAATGCATactaaaaaaaagtaaatgataCACAGTAAAGTAGTAAATATAATTCACCCATAAACAAGAGACTAAATTCAAGAGATGACAAACTATGAACAAGGGACAAGTTTGCAAAGCTGCAGGAGTTGTTTGCATTTAAAGACAAAGTTATGAGGTCGGTGGGAATATgacaaactgaaacaaactctgAATATGAGATGTGCAGATTCACAGTTTTCTGCAGGAGTAGGTAGAGAGTTCATAAAGATATTGATTAGAGAATTGAACCTGTGATGAGGCCACTGAGCCGGACTGGTCCCTGTGTGTTGCAGGTGGTTGGTGCTGGACACCGACACTCGGGATCTCGTTACTATGCACACGGACGGAAACGAGATAATTTCCAACATCAGGTATTCACCAGGTAAGACATCTTCTGTTCAAGACCCAGCACGCGTCCTGACTCTAAAGTAACTCGAGCTGTCATGTGATATATCTCTGTTCACCTTGTGTCTTCAGACGGGAACTTCCTGGCTGTGGCTTCGCACGACAACTTTGTTTACATCTACGCTGTGACGGAGAACGGACGGAAGTACAGCCGTGTGGGGAAATGCACCGTACGTACACCTTCCTGGAATAAACACCGTGTTTCATTTACTCTTATTGTTTGTTTACTAGAAAACAAACTGCCTGAGAGTTTCTTGTTCTCTGACGTGCTCAGTGTTCTCCTTCGCCCTCAGGGTCACTCCAGCTTCGTCACCCACGTGGACTGGTCCCAGGACAGCCAGTACCTCGTCACCAACTCAGGAGACTACGAGATCCTCTTCTGTACGTCACTCGCCCTCTAAAGCAACACTGTGCAACTCACTgggcaacagcgccccctgcagccacatgtctGAGTGGTTTTCATGAAAAAAACTAAGCCAGAGCTCTGACTGTgttgaactgaaacacaactgaaagctggatattacccatgatcctctgcttcctgcagctgtaacaaatccaccaaaatctaatttaaagttcttcatattttcaaagtttcctgctgaatattggagataaattctgttttttaataacatctgagtctttttaactgatccacagttcagcttcactcttcagcttgCTGCAGCTGATTCTGAAAGTTGAAGCTGTGACTTAAAAACCCGAATCCTGTTTCTTTAACAAGAGCTCTTATGTTTCAAACATAAATTCATGTTAAAAACACTGATTGTTGTTgaataaagtattttttgtttgaatttttcAGGGGAGGCCTCCAGTTGTAAACATGTGACCAGCATGGACACCATGCGTAACCTGGACTGGGCCACTTCCACCTGCACTCTGGCCTTTACCACCTTCGGTAGGTGGATGAAACTCCCTcgacctccttcacctccttcttctctcAGCCGTTCACTAACCTCACTCTCCCTGCGTCTCTCAGGAGTCTGGCCCGACGGCGCCGACGGCACCGACCTCAACGCCGTGTGCAGGTCACATGACGGATCCCTGCTGGCCTCTGCCGACGACTTCGGCAAAGTGCACTTGTTCTCCTTCCCCTGCTCTCAACCAAGGGTCAGTTCACTTCCTGAGCCGCCGCTCTCCTCCACTTGTTAACGAACTCagtgaaacaaaatgaaagctCAGCAGAAATAACCAAATGCTCAACCACAGAATCACAAGCAGCGCGATAATCCACCCAATTTCTTCCAGGTGTTTTCCTGCCCACAAACTCATGGAGACTGTGGCTTCTTCTCAGCAAGATATAATTCTGAGCCACAGCCTTTTAAAGTGGAGCAGTAAACTTAACTGTCTgtgcagaggagctggaggccctTAGCACAGACACTGTAAATACTTCCAACGTGTTTATAGTTAGAAAAACTGCTCTTAAAAGTTTAACACACATTTAGTGGCTGAAACCAAAAAGTCACGTTTGCACTTCATGAAAAACTGATTGACGCAAAAGGTTTCTTAGGATTATGTCACCGTCAACCTGAACGTATGAAGAAGAATCTGAAAGGTTTTGACATTGTGAATTAAAATCTAGATCCCTACAAAGTCCAGAATTCATCCATGAGTCCGATATCTGGTTTTCTCACAACCACagaactgggaccagatgactCCTGAACTTCCTGGTTCCTGATTCTCACTATTTAAAACTTCAGTCTTTTCTCAGAGGCGATTGTAGCCACTGAAGTCACATGGTGCAAGAAACAGGCTTTAGAGAAACGTAGAGAAATAACCAGGGTTGATGTGGCTCcttaaaaagaaataatcagCTGTCTTAAATTCAGATTAGATGGCTCTTAACCTTTGAAGCCCGTTAATGTGAAATGTCTCTACTCTTAAGTTTATATTAAGAAATTGATTTAGCCACTGTGCTAGTTACTTTATGAACATGGAGGAATGAAAGTTTAACGATAAGTTCTCGTGGTCCTTAAACCCTCAAAGTTCTCATGAAGCAAACTTTGCTGTGTTCAAAGTCTTTCAAACTGGGGACAATGGGAATCAAGGCGGTTGAGACTTAAGTGTATTTTCTGATTTGTAAAAGCTGCTGAACTCTTGATCCTGTTTTCGTCTTCACCATTAAAAccatttctcttcttcctctgcacgTGTCCAGGCTCCGAGCCACGAGTACGGTGGCCACAGCAGTCACGTGACCAACGTTGCCTTCCTGCACGACGACAGTCACCTGATCTCCACCGGCGGGAAAGACACCAGCATCCTGCAGTGGGTGGTCGCCTAGACGACGAGATCGGCAGGCCACCTCTCGAATCCAGCATCCTCACCTCTTCACTGTTTTACCctcctgccaccagggggcagcactTCCTCTGTGCCTACCGGAATGTACACACACGCATCCTAACCGAGAAACACCAGATGAGATCATTAATGTAATAAATGGAATATTATTTAGTGTCCAGCTTGTTTGTAATAGAATGTAGAGAAgacaggcaggaagtgacgaagcaggaagtgacctgTGACTTTAGCGTTAGTGCTAACTGTGCCTAAACCATGTTTATCTTAACCCCTTTAACGGGAATCCACCTGTTTTACATGACAAGCGTGTTTTAGCTCCTTTGTTATAAATCACGTGCACTTTACAGTTGTTTTTTGCTACACTCACATGTTTAGGGTTATATTTATGGGTTTAATATCAGAGTctattttgttcttttgttgtGTCAAGCAGCGGAAATTAATTAAAGTTAATTTAGTTTGATGATTTAAAGCGGATTTCAAATCAGTCTGCACGAGAAACGCATGCAACAGTTCTGAAATCACACTGAGTGCATGGGAACAATGCCTAATGAAAACCAAGGAATGAAAAATACACCTAAATATGTATAATTGTTAAAAATTGCTGCACTGTTATGTAAAGTGCACTTGTTTTGATTTAAAGGGGTTAAAACACGCGtacctttaaaaaaagattcaCTCCGGGTGCGAGTTGTTGATTCATGTGAACGTGCACAGGtcgaaataaattaaataaacatgtgaaaTTATGACGTATTAGAAAGGAAGATTGTATTCAAACCCCTGAAATAGGTGGAATCCCCCTTTTCACCATAGTTACTCTGACCCTGTCTCCATCCTTCTGCCTGAATaacatcataatcataataataataatgagtaTACAGATTCCTCTTAGAGATTGTAAATGGTGCAAAGTGCTGgctcccccccccatcccaccccCTCAACTGCTGTGTTTCTGATTGTACTACTACTGTAACTGTGCCGAGAGGCCACTAGATGGCGCTAAGAGAATGAGCATGATCCTGTAGATGCTGTTCAAGTTACAAAGGTCTCTAGAgttgatataaatatattatgcaGTATATCCAAGTGGCtgtgttattttaatatttaactgtAACGATGATGGATGTTATTAATAATCTTGTGGCACTATTAGCGACAGAGGGCGACTGTGCTGAGTGAAGCTTGAGCTGTGCTTTGCCTTCTTCTGTTTGGTTTCTAAAGTTTTGACCCGAGTGGGAGCTCTTCTCCTCCCCATGAATTGGCTACGaatatataagatataaaatatacatgGGTACTAatctttcttttgtctttttgtgtgcTAATGTGTTCAATAAATGATTCGCTTAAAATGGCTCTAAATTAACTATCATTACTTATTATTACCGACCTGCGATAACAagcctccaccaaccagaaAAGATTCACCCGGGATAATGCGTTAAGATAAAGTTTTCTCAACGTAAAAAGGGTTTTGGGGGTCACTGTGACctggacctttgacctatgacTTCAAACTACCAAAAATCGAACTTgttctttgagtccaagttttaaccaaatgtgaagaaattccaGAGGTGATCCTGAGACGTTGCACTGAAACTACCCAAAGCATGTTTTTTAAGGTGATGGCGACCTTGACTTTTGACCTTCGATCACAATAAGATTGACCTTGAGTCCAAGTAGACACAAAGTCTttacagaaatgaaaacattaaacttTTCGGCCACTGGTGcgtaataaaaaaataattaggtGTTGAACAGGAGGCGACCGGCGGCTGTGGAGAGAGGTTTACGATCCACTGAcggtaaacgtgtgtgtgtgtgtgtgtgtgtgtccgattCCCAgatcacacacagcctcacctGGAGTTAATAGTGAACAAGATCAGTTAGAttcaacgaaatgcagtttagcatctaaccagaagtgcaaaaaagcagtaaaagtgcagagtatgtgcatatgtaaagtggaatatgtaaataaataagatatatacagtaaaaattGATAGGGATATGAACAGTATTGATACAAGACTAGCAACAATAGAAGTAGGTAGTGTAGATATGATACGTATATATAAAGTGCAGGTGTATAAGTAGTGGTGAAAGTCTGCCTTGCCCCTGCCCGACTAGGATTCTTATAGGGGAAATGTTCaccccaaaactagagataaAATGACACCACACATAGGAAGTCTGAATATGGGCATGTTTCATACATAAGGTTGAAGAGCCTGTTAAAGAACATTCCTTCTTTACCCATCCATTAGCAGGTCAAAGATCATTCCAAAAAGGGAGAGAACTAAAGATAAACATATGAGATAGTATTTAAAAAGTCTGAGCATAAGGCGTCATAGATGTAAACATGTCATTCTGGTTTATACCCGTGAAGATTTACTAGCTGAATATACGACAGTAGTAATATTATAACAGAGTAAGTTAAGAGGTGTGGTATGATATAAGTatgatgaatacactatgagcaagataaGTATGTAAACATTGATATTTACTcgtttttcagaataaaaccctTCCAGTTGTGTCCTTGTTGTTTgtcagagtcacacacacacacacacacacacacacacacacacacacactcacacactgacacactcacacactcacactgaacTCCGACCTCCTGCAGTGGCCGAGGTGTCAGTGTCTGTAGCCGCAGCTCATCAAACCAGAACCATCTCagtatgttgtgttttcttcatcGCTCTTCATCGCTCGACATGCAACAATCCAGCAGATCTCCACAGCTGAGACTCAGACATCATCATCAATGACTCAAACTGAAGAAGATGAGTAGAACTGTGCTCGTTATTACAGCTCTTCATCACAAAAGGTGAGGGCACGACACAAAGATATATAAGTTGGAGTGATGATATGGAACTAAGgtgttttctgtccttaaagtgaggaggaggaggaggaggaggaggaacaggaggaggtggTCCAAGACCTCAGTGTTTATCCGGTGAGCAGCAGGCAGGTGAGCAGGGTCAGGTCACACTGGTGTTGTGGTCATAACGTCCTGTTGTCTGTCAACACCTGAGGTGAAGAGGACGTCCTCGTGGTAAACCAGGACTCTGAGGGGTTTGTAGGTTTTTAacataagaaaacaaatgaagacaAAGAGTTTCTGTACTTGTGCTAAGATCAGAAACCTTGTCCACAGAAATGTTCTGCAAACTGCGTGAGGTAAATATCCATTCTCTGATATACAGTTGAAAGGAACAAACCAAAATCTATTAATATcggttttgtttatttgtctcaaaatgtaaaacaacTTGAATTGAATCACGTGAGAACTGAAACTTACACAAATATTTCATAGGTTCCTGCTCTTTTTGTTCTTGAACAGAATCTGAATAAAGATTGCttcctttaaaatgtttgttttgattcatgAAATCAGGATCTTTACTGGATCTGCGCCGTTTGCTTTCCTTGGACCATAGAAAATCGTGTTGGTAGTTTTTGTGAAATAGTCAGAATCTAACCTACAACCTCACATCATGTTAACACTCATTATAAAGTTATAACAAgatgaatatgaaaaaaaaaaatcattgtggATCCATATCGGTGAAAACTGGTCGGcgtgataaaaaataaataaatcatcaaataaagttgttataaatagtataaaataagttatttttaaattaaaacgaATCAAACTCTCCCTCGTTATCTCTATCTGCAGCTGGACTTCCCAGTAGCTTCTCTGAGCTTTACAGAACGTTTACGTGACAACATCACAAGGACGAGAGGACTTCTCATGTCCAGTACAAATGAAGAACAGGGGACATGTGAGACGCTGAAGTTCAACACAATAAACACTGACCTGTACAGGACGAGTACGACGCAGAGGACACGGAGGAGCAACTGACCAGAACTGTGAATTCACCACTGACGGAGTCACAGATCTTCAGGGATGTTGGTACGAGCGTTACGTTCgtcaggaggagtcacgtgttcTCTGAATTCTTCTGAACTGGTTTGAGGAGGATTCCACCACAGACACCAAACAACCAAAACTgtttcctctcatttcctctaaTACTCAACCACACAAACTGAGAATTTACCAAAGTTTTCATGTATTTAGTGAAACATCTCTTGAAAAGCGTCTGAAAACATTCAACTCTGAACATTTCTCTTAGATTTGCTTCTCAGCCTTTCGATGCCAGCTTCTGTTGAATTAAGGATTTGGGAGAaatatcagtggtttaaagaaTAGAACAAGAATTTAATTTCCACACATACCTATAGATGGTTAAATCATAATCTAAATGGAAGATACAGAATCTTTCgcctgtttgtttgattgatttatcTAAACCCTGGAGCCGGCTCACAGCTACTTTCTGCTTCAACAGAGGCTGGAACCTGAAGAGGGCGACTTCATCCTGAGCACAATACACTGATTTAATGCGAGTCGGAGACGTGGGCTGAGATTTATTGATTCTCACTGAAGGAGTCGTCTGCTCTCGCCGGCCTTTTCCCCAGGAAGATGGAGTGAGCTGCACATTAGAGCAGATTGATGCAGACgcactgtttctctctctgcacgAAGCCGACGCACTAACAATGTGTTCGGTGTAAatcagtggaggagagaggacggaGGTGGAGACGGTgcagcagagaagaggaggaacaaaccACTTCTAACAAAAACCAAACATGCATTGAATTAAAATGCTGAAGACGCACAAAAGAGCCAGAgatagtttttgttttctgaCGGAAGACGAGTCGTGAGAACAGAATCAATCTCAGTTGTTCTTGATTAAAAAAGACAGGATGGAAAATTCTGAGTCTGAACCACAAGATGTACAACCCtgaggctgacacacacacacacacacacacacacacacacacacacacacacacaatggaagtGCACGTGAACTTTATAGACCATTAATAACCACAGACCAGTGTCTCCCAGACCTAGGAGGTTTTATCTCGGACTGGACTTTTTTGTTTATGTTctaacatgaaggaggcggggtttatgacctgaacTGCAGTcacccaccagggggcgatagaggcgctttggcttcacttcctgtccatctttatttccgGTCAGTGGTCTTTACAGGATGTAAGTTGACTTTTAACTCATAACCCCTGAACGTCAGACTTTATCACTCAATATCAACTGTCAAGGACAAAATAATCAACTGAGACACGTGATTTCTTAAATGTTTGTTATATAAAGTGTTTGAATTTGTTCTTCACTGGTACAAACACATAATATAACTTTagattgtatgtgtatattcgTCTTATCAGTTTATCTCTGGTCTATCTTCTTCTGGGCGTCACTTTCacaagaagctgcagaggagcttCCGCTGTTTGAGAAGATAAACGAGATAAGAAGCTCGTCCGCAGCTGCAGATAAACTCTGGGACTCGTTTTTCACATGAAAACTTCTCCACTTTCTCATTTAATCCTTTTTAGTCAAACAGGACGACTGAAGTGTGACGAAGGTTGAATTGACCGGTTCGTTTCTTTCAAGGTCGTGCAGAGGATTCAGATTCTGTATCAACAGATGTGACACCGGTTCACGCTCCTGATACACAGATGTATCTGCTACTAATAACACGGGGGTGTTGTTATTTCAGAAGTCAAACTTCTAAAACTTCTCTGCTCTCCTGTTTCTTCTGCTTGGGGAGAGAAATTTACAAAAGGGCAACAAACGATGAAGTGAGaagataaataacacaaacacttcacaaCAGAGACGACACACAAAAGAGAATTAGTTGTGTTGTTGAatcagacatttgcattttgcaGTAAATGATTACGGGAAGTTTCttataaagataaataatatGGTCAAGGATTCATTTCATTGGttagttaaaaacaaactttcatATAATAGACGTGATGAGAGGGAAACAAGAATGTTGTAGGTCTGTTATTTAATCTATTATTAGAATTCATCTTGAGTAAAATCATATTTCTCTCAACACTTAATATATTATCCTGTGTTGTGGGAGGTTTATGAACACGTCACGTCCTGAGCCTCTGCACCAAACCACCGTTTATCATGTGTGGCACTTTAGTTATTACACAGCTGCGTCGGCCAAGTGTCCTGTTTAGAATAATGCAAAACATTAATTAATATTCCAGAGACACTTCATAACAAGATCAGACTGAGACACATATAAGCTCATGTATGAAGGGTGAACTGTGACATGTTTAAATGTGAACTTTCTGAAAGTGTTCACCTCTTATCAGACACACAGAttttgtgaaattaaaaaatactGTCATGTTTTAAGTGTTTCCAATTTCTGGTTGTTTCACAATTCTCAGTAAAGATGAATATAAATAGATGTAGATAATATCCAAACCTGTTCTCGTATGTGTGAGTTTGATGGAgaagctgtgtttgtttgtggttttgagAATGGTTGATGCAACATGAATCTCATAATCTGATTCTTGATGATTTAAGAAGATTTATTCGATGAGCAGCGACATGATTTTCCTTCTGCAGAGATACATGTTAAAGCTTTGTATGAAGCTTATTGGGCCCAAACataagaaagaggaggaagattttgttttgcatttcaaGCATGAAACTAGATTCTAAAGAGCAATTTATCTAATTCATCTGCAAATGTCAAATGCACTAAAACTAGAAGCTGGATATATTCTTCAAATAAAACAGCCCTAATATTCATCTAAATGAGAAAtcagttgtgtatttgtttgttcttAGTTGTTTTAGAGCAACACACATTCTCACCTGTGATTTAGTGAAATGAAAAGTTTCCCCATGTGGCTTGGATCTTAAATCCAGTCGACAAACCGACCttcatgctgctgctctctgcgaGTCCACAGATAATTCTTCTTCTGAACGGTTCATATATCTTCTGAGGGAACGGTGCCGCAGAGAGAAGGAGTGCGGAGGTAAAGAAAACAGATGGAGAGCGAGCCGAGGGGAGGCTGGGATAAAAGAGAGGGagtggaggaaaggaggagCACGGAGAGAAGGTCAAGAATGTAGATGGTGTGTAGCGCTCCGTTCTCTGTTCCCCCCCGGGGGTCTGAGCTGCTGCCGAGGGCCTGTTGAGCAACGTGTTGATGTACCGGGCGTTGTTGAACCGCGGCGGTTTGTCTGATGGTCGtcctgcagaggaggaaaaaacaaaaaacacgtgAGAACCGTTTTATGTGCAGGAGGTTTCTGTTGGCTGCAGAAACTAAAACAgtgaagagggagaggacatctgtgcagctgcaggaacGCAGGTGCAGATCAGATTCGCCATATTTCATCAAATTTTAATTTTACggttaaacaaacattttttacggccgtgttgggcaaggcccagtgatccgacttagaacaaagggtcgtaaaaccttaggccaggctcgggtaacccctaacatttaaaaatccagcatgggcccttatctccatgtggcaaaagatcacgtcctggtcccccacggtaagcccgcccctgggggccaaatcctgacaactcaattggctggagggccacactgacccctgacccctcctcccaggggggagtcacctgagacatgacttaaaagggctgagctcacagaaatctcgctctcttcactcagatgcccaagcgacaacagaacccctccggggttctaccagttaactcggtatttttaagagactttctttgtcctcttttccacgctgct from Limanda limanda chromosome 6, fLimLim1.1, whole genome shotgun sequence includes the following:
- the eml2 gene encoding echinoderm microtubule-associated protein-like 2, producing MKKSSSKSKECALNAEDGYVRMFLRGRPVTMHLPDQQRETYSLEPKVALPDRKLKLQWVYGYRGRDCRSNLYLLPTGEIVYFNASVVVLYNTEEQQQRHYLGHNDDVKCLSVHPDMVTIATGQMAGTSKDGKLLAPHVRVWDSVSLNTLHVIGMGVFDRAVTCVTFSKSNGGAFLCAVDDANDHVLSVWNWQKEKQLADVKCSNDSVLGAVFHPTDANLIVTCGKSHINFWTMEGNTLSKRQGLFEKHEKPKYVLCVAFAQNGDAITGDSSGNIYVWAKGGYRISQVVSGAHEGGIFSLCVLKDGTMVSGGGKDRKVALWDHEYRKQSDMEVGEAFGPIRALTEGKPGELFVGTTKNAIIRAAFPDTLTPIVQGHTDELWGLDAHPSMEQFATCSQDKQVHLWDTDSHQPLWSKTIEDPGRSVGFHPSGAVLAVGTMTGRWLVLDTDTRDLVTMHTDGNEIISNIRYSPDGNFLAVASHDNFVYIYAVTENGRKYSRVGKCTGHSSFVTHVDWSQDSQYLVTNSGDYEILFWEASSCKHVTSMDTMRNLDWATSTCTLAFTTFGVWPDGADGTDLNAVCRSHDGSLLASADDFGKVHLFSFPCSQPRAPSHEYGGHSSHVTNVAFLHDDSHLISTGGKDTSILQWVVA